CGTTGACGAAGCTCGGCGCGACGGGCGACCAGGCCGTCTCGCCGATGCCGAAGACGGTGGTCGCGAGGACCAGCAGCACGACGGCCGCCGGCGTCCCGGGCACGAGGCCGGCCGAGCCGAAGAGCGCCCAGGCCGCCGCCCAGGTGACGCCGACCAGGGCGAACATGCGCGTCCGGGAGCGACCCTCGATGAGCCGCAGGACGACGAGCTGCCCGACGACGATGGTCAGCGTGTTGGCCGCGAACTCCCACGCGACGACGCGCACGTCGTGTCCGGCGTACTGCGTCGTCCACGCCGCGAGCCCGATCTCCACCTGCCCGTAGCCGAAGGTCATGAGGACGAGGCTCATCAAGAGGAAGAGGCGCGCCTTGCGGTCGCGCAGGACGTCGGCGAACGAGCCCTCGCGCCCGGCGTGCTCGGCGGCCACGTCGACGGCGCGCAAGCGTCCCGCGTGGCGCAGCACCACGAGGAACGCCCCCGCGAACAGAAAGGGCGCCATCCCCGAGATGCGATAGAGCCGTTCGAAGGTCTCCGGCCGCTCGCGATCGGCGACGTATCCGGCAACGAGGCCGCCGAGACCGATGCCGAGGTTCAACAACATGAACTGCAGCGCGAAGACGCGCTGCCGTCGCTCCTCGGGCACGAGGCGCGCCACGGTGGTGCCGAGCGCGGGAAAGATCACGGCGCGTACGACCGGCAGGAGGCCGGCCACGAGGAAGGCCTGCCAGACCTGGGTCACGTCGGCCCAGAGCGCGATGCCGATGCCTTCGAGGCCGAGACCGGCGGCCGCCGACACCACTGGCCCGACGCGATCGATGATGCGACCTGCGAGCGGGGCGGCGAGGAGCCCGGCGATCGCGCTCGAGGCGATGATGAAGCCCGCGGTCTCGGTGGCGAAGCCGCGGACGTCGTGGAGGTAGACGACCAGGAGCGGCAGCACGAGCCCCGTTCCGATCGCGGCGACGAAGTTGCCGGCCAGCACCCACACGACCGCCGTCCGATGACGGCCGGGCGGCATCGCCGCGTCAGCCAACGGGCTCGCCGCTTCGCAGGACCTGGAACTGCCGATCCGGCGCGTTCGCGGGCTCGCTCGTGCCGTCGTCGCGGACGATGCGCGCACCGTCGGGCGCGAACTGCACGATGTACGCCTTGCGGACGTGCGGCGTTAGATTCGGCCCGGTCGTGTGCGGCGTCAGCGACGAGAAGACGACGATGCTGCCGGCGCGCGCCGGTACGGGCGTCGCGCCGGGCGGGTCGTGGAGGCACTCCCAGCCGAGGTCGGTCATCCAGTGCCGCAGCGTCCCGCCGCGGTGCAGGCCGGGCGCGACCCAGGGACAGCCGTTCTCGACCGTCGCGTCGGTGAGCGCAATCCAGCAGGTGAGATACTGCTGCGGCTCGACGTACGTGTAGCCGTTGTCCTGGTGCCACGGGAAGCGCCGTGACTTCTCGGGCTTCTTGTAGACCGCCTGGTCCCAGTAGAGGCGCACGTCGGGGCCCACGAGGTCGTGCGCGAGGTCCCGGAAGACGGGCCCCGCGCAGAAGGCGCGCAGGAGCGCCGAGTGCACGACGAGGTGGACGCTGAACGTGATCGCCTCGGCGTCCGCGATGAAGAGCCGTCCGTCGGGACGGCCGCGCAGGAACTCCGTCACGCGGGCCTCGAACGGGTCGATCTCCGCCACGACGGCGGCGAGCGTCGCCGCGTCGAACGCGTCCTCGAGCACGAAGAACCCGTCCTCGTCCCAGGCGCGCGCCTGCGCGGCCGTCACGCGTCGATACGGCCCGCCACGCGATCGCCAGGTGAACCGGGTGTTCAGCGCGTGACGCTCGGGCGGCGTGCCCATGGGGTCCGCTCCCAGCTACAGCTCGGGGCTCGACGGCGCGTCGCCGCACGCAAGGACGCCGCGCACCGTCGACTCATGGGCCATCGGGCGACGCTACGGCGGCGACGGGCAGGGGTCAACCGCGCGAAGAACGAGGCGATCCGGCCCGATCCGGTCGCCTCCCGGGGCTCCGATCCGCTCGCACCGGCGCCGTCGGCCGTGCCGCGACGCAATTCGTGCCGGACGCCGGCACGTCGTGCCGTCGATCGTAACGCCTCAGGAAGTGTCCGTCCCTTTGGCGGCGACGGAGCGAATGGGAGGTGCCGATGACCTTCTTCGATTCCAGGGTCCGACGTCGCGTCGGGAATACGGCGGTCCTCGGCCTCGTCTGCGCGCTTTCCCTCGACGTCGCCGGCGCGGCGTCGACGCCGCACGGGCCGTGTGCGGCCGCCAAGCTGAAGGCGGCCGCCAAGAAAACGGCGGCGAAGCTCAAGTGCTATTCGGGTGCCATCAAGCGCGCCCGCGCGGTCGACCTCGGCTGCCTGCTCGAGGCCGAGCAGAAGTTCGGGGCCGCCGTCGCGAAGGCCGAGGCGAAGGGCGGGTGCATCGCGACCGGCGACGCGGACGCTGTCGAGGGCGACGTCGACGTCGGCGTCGGAACGGTCGTGGCCGACGAGCCCGGCGGCCCGGGCGGCGACTGGGTGGCGTTGGTCGGACGCGCCTGGTCGATGCCGGCGGGGAGGGAAGCTTACCGATGCCGGCGCATCCGGATCGGATCGGACATGTACATCAGGGCCTTCCGCCCGGTGTCGCCGCCCGGCGTGTTTGCGATGTTCGTCACCGTATCGCCGTCCACGTCCTCGCCGCTCGGCGACTACGACTGCAATGCAGGGTCGCTCGATCAACGGCTCATCTACGCGTCGGGCATAGGAACGGGCGACTTCGAGTTCCCGCTCGACGTCGGCGTGCAGCTCCACGCCGGCGACTACGTGAACCTGAACCTGTTCCTCGCCAACGCCGACCCCGATCCAGCCGACGGGATCGCGGGCGTCCTCGCGCGCACGGGATCGGCAGCGACCGTGCACCAGGACGCGACGATGCTGCTCGCCGGGACGTTCAACATCGGCATTCCCAGTGACGGCCAGCCGCATACGGCCGGCGGAGGGTGCGTCTGGGAACACGAGAGCCAGCTCGTCGGGGTCTGGCCGCATCTGCATTCCCGCGGCACGCACGTGGAGATGACGATCACGCATGGCGCGTCACCGACCACCGTGCTCGACCAGCCGTACGTGCTCGACCAGCAACCCATCATCCCGACGTCGTTCGCGCTCCATACGAGCGACTCCGTTCAGACGACGTGCACGTACGTCAACGACACCGGACACACCATCTTCTTCGGGGAGTCCTCTGGGGCGGAGCAGTGCTTCGTCGGGATGTACGTGTGGCCTTCGGACGGCCTCTCGATGTTCGACTGCGCATCAAACTGAGGGACGCCATGACGAGAGCACTTCGCGTAGCAGGCCCGGTCCTCTTCGTTCTCCTCGCGACACGTGCGGCCATCCCGGCCACGCCCGCCGACACGTGCGCGGCCGCCAAGCTCACAGCCGCCGGCAAGAAGGTCGTCGCCAAGCTCGCCTGCTGGGGCAAGGCCGTCAAGAGCGGCCTCGTGGCCGACGACGCCTGTCTCGCGAAAGCCGAGCAGAAGTTCACGACGGCGTTCGCTGCGGCCGAGGCGAAGGGCGGCTGCCGCACGATCGGCGACGCGACGCAGGTCGAAGGTCACGTCGACGACCTGGTCGCCATGCTCGTCGCCGACGAGCCCGGGGATTGCGGCGAGACCGGCGATGCGTGCGACCCGGCGGCGTGCTGTCCCGAGCTCGTGTGCGACACGTCGGCGGGGCCGCCGACCTGTCAGACCTCGACCACGACGACGACGGTCACCACGACGACCCTGGTGCCCTGCGCGCTCTCTCTATCGTGCGGAGGAAGCTGTCCGTCCGGCCTGCACTGCATCGCCCAGGGGGCGTTTCCGCCGTTCACCTGCACTTGCGCTCCCGATCCCAAGTAGCCGCGAGGGCCGGTGCTACGGACACGAGGTCGTAGCGCGTTCGCGGCTACAGCTCGGGGCTCGACGGCAGCGACGTCTCGCCCATGAGGTACGCGTCGACGCCGCGCGCGCATTCGCGCCCTTCCCAGATCGCCCACACGACGAGCGACTGGCCGCGGCGCGCGTCGCCGCAGGCGAACACGCCCGGCACCGTCGACTGGTAGTCGGGGCCCGCCTTCACGTTGCCGCGCTCGGTCAGCTCGCAGCCGAGCTGCGCGATCGCCGTGTCGGTCTCGGGGCCGAGGAAGCCCAGGGCCAGCAGCACGAGCTCGCACGGCAGCTCGAACTCGCTGCCGGGAATCTCCTTCATGACCGGACGGCCGTTCTCCTGCGCCCAGTCGAGCCGCACGCCGCGCAGCGCCCGCACGCGGCCCTGCGCATCGGCGAGGAAGGCCTTGGTGTTGATGCTGAAGTCGCGCATCACGCCTTCCTCGTGCGAGCTCGAGGTGCGCAGGATCATCGGCCAGTTGGGCCACACGTGGGGCGGGCGGTCCTTCGGCGGCTCGGGCAGGAGCTCGAACTGGTGCACCGAGACGGCGCCGTGGCGGTTCGAGGTGCCGAGGCAGTCCGAGCCGGTGTCGCCGCCGCCGAGGATGACGACGCGCTTGCCGGTCGCCAGGATCTGCCCGGTGATCTCGTCGCCCGCGACGACCTTGTTCTGCTGCGGCAGGAACTCCATCGCGAAGTGGATGCCCGCGAGCTCGCGGCCGGGCACGGGCAGGTCGCGGGGCTTGGTGGCGCCCCCCGAGAGCACGACGGCGTCGAACTGGCGCCGGAGCTCGTCGGCCGCGACCGTCACGCCGACGTGCACGCCGGTGCGGAAGGTCACCCCCTCGGCCGCCATCTGCTCCATGCGGCGGTCGATCAGGTGCTTCTCCATCTTGAAGTCCGGGATGCCGTAGCGGAGCAGCCCGCCGATGCGGCTCTCGCGCTCGAAGAGCGTGACGTCGTGTCCCGCGCGCGCGAGCTGCTGCGCGCAGGCCATTCCGGCCGGGCCCGATCCGACGACGGCGACCTTCTTCCCGGTCTTCCGCTCGGGGAGCTGCGGCGTCACCCAGCCCTCCTTGAAGGCGTAGTCGATGATGCTCTTCTCGATCAGCTTGATCGTGACCGGGTCGTTGTTGATGTTGAGGACACACGCCTCCTCGCAGGGCGCGGGGCAGATACGCCCGGTGAACTCGGGGAAGTTGTTCGTCGAGTGCAGGCGATCGATCGCGTCCTTCCAGCGGTTGCGGTACACGAGATCGTTCCAGTCCGGGATGATGTTCCCGAGCGGGCAACCCTTGTGGCAGAACGGAATGCCGCAATCCATGCAGCGCGCGCCCTGGATGCGCAGCTCCTCCTCGGGCATCTTCTGCTCGAACTCGTGCCAGTGCTTGAGCCGCTGCGGCACCGCCTCCTTGTGCGGCGTCTCGCGCTCGTACTCGAGAAAGCCCGTGATCTTACCCATGGAGCCTTGCCATCCTAGATCGCGGCGACGCGCGCCGCATCGGTGTCGAGGTGCTGCCGTGCGAGCACGGCCTTGTAGTCGGTCGGCATGACCTTCACGAACCGCGTGCGCACGCGGTCCCACTCGCCCAGGATGCGCGCCGCGACGGCGGACCCGGTGAGCGCGCCGTGGCGCTCCACCAGCTCCCGCAGCGTCCGCTCGTCCTGCGCGGTCAGCGGGTCGAGCCCGACCATGCCCTTGTTGCAGTGGCCTTCGAAGGTGCCGTCCTCGTCGAGGACGTAGGCGACGCCGCCCGACATGCCGGCCGCGAAGTTGCGCCCGGTCTTGCCGAGCACGACGACCGTGCCCTTCGTCATGTACTCGCAGCCGTGGTCGCCGACGCCCTCGACGACGGCCGTCGCGCCGCTGTTGCGGACGCAGAAGCGCTCGCCCGCCTGGCCGCGCAGGAAGACCTCGCCGCCCGTCGCGCCGTACAGCGACACGTTGCCGACGATGATGTTGTCCTCGGCGACGAAGCTCGCCCGCTTGGGCGGGTACACGACGACGCGCCCGGCCGAGATGCCCTTCGCGAAGTAGTCGTTCGCGTCGCCTTCGAGCTCGACCGCGATGCCCGGCGCGAGCCAGGCGCAGAAGCTCTGGCCGGCCGAGCCCGTGAACTTCAGCCGGATGGTGTCGGGCGGCAGGCCCTCGGCGCCGTGGCGGCGCGAGACCTCCGCCGACAGCATCGTGCAGGCCGTTCGGTTTCGGTTCGTGATCGGCAGGTCCAGTGTCACCTTCTCGCGTCGCTCGAGCGCCGGCGCCGCCCTGGCGATGAGCGTGCGATCGAGCGCCTTCTCCAGGCCGTGGTCCTGCGTCGTGACGCACCGGATCGCGACCTCGGGCGGCACGTCCGGCTTGTGGAGGATCGCGGAGAGGTCGACGCCCCGCGCCTTCCAGTGCTCGGAGACGTCGCGCACGTCGAGCGCGTCGACGCGGCCGACCATGTCCGCGACGGTGCGGAACCCGAGCTCGGCCATCACCTCGCGCAGCTCCTCGGCGAGGAACATCATGTAGTTGACGACGTGCTCGGGCTTGCCTTCGAACTTCTTGCGCAGCCGCGGGTCCTGCGTCGCGATGCCCACGGGGCAGGTGTTGAGATGGCAGACGCGCATCATGATGCAGCCCGTCGCGACGAGGGCCGACGACGCGAAGCCGTACTCCTCGGCGCCGAGCAGCGCCGCGATCGCGACGTCGCGCCCGGTCTTCAGCTGGCCGTCGGTCTCGACCCGGATGCGGCCGCGGAGGTCGTTGGCCACCAGGATCTGCTGCGTCTCGGCGAGGCCGAGCTCCCACGGGATGCCGGCGTGCTTGATCGAGGTCAGCGGTGACGCGCCCGTGCCGCCGGAGTCGCCGCTGATCAGGACGACGTCGGCCTTCGCCTTCGACACGCCGGCCGCGACCGTCCCGACGCCGACCTCGGCCACCAGCTTCACGCTGATGCGCGCGCGGTCGTTCGAGTTCTTGAGGTCGTGGATGAGCTGCGCGAGGTCCTCGATCGAGTAGATGTCGTGGTGCGGCGGCGGCGAGATCAGGCCGACGCCGGGCGTCGAGTAGCGGATCCTGGCGATGTACTCGTCGACCTTGTGGCCGGGGAGCTGGCCGCCCTCGCCGGGCTTCGCACCCTGCGCCATCTTGATCTGCAGCTCGTCGGCGTTGACGAGGTAGTAGCTGGTGACGCCGAACCGTCCCGACGCCACCTGCTTGATGGCGCTACGGCGCAAGTCGCCGTTCGGATCGCGCTGGTAGCGGACGGAGTCCTCGCCGCCTTCGCCGGTGTTCGACTTGCCGCCGATCCGGTTCATGGCGATGGCGAGGTTCTCGTGCGCCTCGCGCGAGATCGAGCCGAGCGACATGGCGCCCGTCTTGAAGCGCTTGACGATCTCGGACGCCGGCTCGACGTCGTCGATGGGGATCGGCGTGCCCGGCTTGAAGCGCAGGAGCCCGCGAATGGTGCACAGGCGCCGGCTCTCGTCGTTCGCCGTCGCCGTGTACTCCTTGAAGAGGCGGTAGTCGCCCTTGCGCACCGCGTGCTGGAGCTTCGCCACGGTGTTGGGATTGTACATGTGGTGCTCGCCGCGGCGGCGCCACTGGTACTGGCCGCCGACGTCGAGCTCGCCGTCGAGCGCGGGCGAGACCTGGAACGCGTAGTCGTGGCGGCGCTGGGCCTCCTCGGCGATGACGTCGAGGCCGATGCCCTCGATGCGCGACGCGGTCCAGGTGAAGTAGCGGTCGATCACCCGGCGGGAGAGACCGATCGCCTCGAAGATCTGCGCGCCACGGTAGCTGTGCAGCGTCGAGATCCCCATCTTGGTCATGACCTTCAGGACGCCCTTGTCGATCGCCTTGCGATAGTTCTTGAGCGCCGTCTCCTGGTCGACGTCGCGGATGACGCCTTCCATCTCCATGTCGCGCAGGGTCTCGTAGGCGAGATACGGGTTCACCGCGCCCGCGCCGTAGGCGAGGAGCAGGCTGAAGTGCTGCACCTCGCGCGGCTCGCCCGACTCGAGCACGATGCCGACGCGCATGCGCGTGCCTTCGCGGATGAGATGGTGGTGCACGGCGCCGACGGCCAGCAGCGACGGGATCGGCACCTTGCGCTCGGAGACGCCGCGATCGGAGAGGACGAGGATCGTGTAGCCCTGTGTCACGGCGTCGGAGGCGCGCTCGCACAGCTCGTCGAGGGCGGCCCCGAGCCCCTCGCCGCCGAGCTTCGCGGGAAACAGGATCGGCAGGGTGATGGCGCGCAGCGATCCCTCGTCGAGCGCCTTCACCTGCGCCAGCTGCTCGTCGCTGAGGATGGGGCTCTTCAGCTGGAGCTGCGCCGCGTGCTCGGGCGTCTCCTCGAAGAGGTTCTGCTGCGGCCCGATCGTCGTCTGCACCGACATGACGAGCTCCTCGCGGATCGGGTCGATCGGCGGGTTCGTCACCTGCGCGAAGAGCTGCTTGAAGTAGTTGAACAGGAGCTGCGGGCGGTCCGACAGGACGGCGAGCGGTGTGTCGGTACCCATGGAGCCCACCGCCTCCTGGCCGTTCAGGGCCATCGGCGTCATGAGGATGCGCAGATCCTCGATCGTGTAGCCGAACGCCTGCTGGCGGGTGAGGAGCGTGTCGGGCGAATGGGCCGGCGCGAGGACCTCGGCCTCGGGCAGGTCGTCCAGGTGCTTCAGGTTGAGGTCGAGCCACTGGCGGTACGGCTTGCGTACCGCCATGGACTCCTTGATCTCCTCGTCGCCGACGATCCGTCCCTGCTCGGTGTCGACCAGGAACATGCGACCGGGCTGCAGGCGATCCTTGTGCTCGACGTTCTCGGGCGCGATGTCGAGCACGCCGACCTCGGACGCCATCACGACGAAGCCGTCCTTGGTGACGACGTAGCGCGACGGCCGCAGGCCGTTGCGGTCGAGGACCGCACCCACGACCCGACCGTCGGTGAAGGCGATCGAGGCCGGGCCGTCCCACGGCTCCATCAGGCACGCGTGGTACTCGTAGAACGCGCGCTTGCTCGGGCCCATGCTCTCGTGGCCCTGCCACGCCTCGGGGATCATCATCATGACCGCGTGCGGCAGCGAGCGCCCGGTGTGGACGAGGAGCTCGAGCGCGTTGTCGAAGTTTCCCGAGTCGCTGGTCGCGGGATCGCAGATCGGGAAGAGCTTCATGACGTCGTCGAAGTCGGGGGAGGCGAACATCGCCTGGCGCGCGTGCATCCAGTTGACGTTGCCGCGCAGCGTGTTGATCTCACCGTTGTGCGCGATGAACCGGTAGGGATGCGCGCGGTCCCACGACGGGAACGTGTTGGTCGAGAAGCGCTGGTGGACGAGCGCGATCGCCGACACGAACAGGGGATCGACCAGGTCGTGGTAGAAGGCCGGGATCTGCTCGGGGAGCAGCAGGCCCTTGTAGACGATCGTGCGCGCCGAGAGGCTCGGCATGTAGAACCGCTCCGATTCCGGCATGGTCGAGGTGCGCACGAGGTTCTCGACCCGCTTGCGGATGACGTACAGCTTGCGCTCGAGGGCCGTGGGGCCCTTGGTGTGGCGGCCGGCGCCGACGAACACCTGGCGAATGACGGGCATGGCCTTCTGCGCGACCGGACCCGGCTTCGTCTCGTCGATCGGGACGTGCCGCCAGCCGAGGACCTTCTGGCCCTCCTCGCGCACGACCTTCTCGATGATGCGTTCGCACTCGTTGCGCTGGTGCACCTCGGCGGGGAGGAAGACCATCCCGACGCCGTAATCGCCGGGCGCCGGCAGGTCGATGCGAAGCGACTTCGCCTCGCGCCGCAGGAACGCGTCGGGCATCTGCATGAGGATGCCCGCGCCGTCGCCGGTCAACGGGTCGCAGCCGCACGCCCCACGGTGCGTCAGGTTCTGGAGAACCGTCAGCCCCTTCTGCACGA
The sequence above is a segment of the Candidatus Eisenbacteria bacterium genome. Coding sequences within it:
- a CDS encoding glutamate synthase subunit beta, with the translated sequence MGKITGFLEYERETPHKEAVPQRLKHWHEFEQKMPEEELRIQGARCMDCGIPFCHKGCPLGNIIPDWNDLVYRNRWKDAIDRLHSTNNFPEFTGRICPAPCEEACVLNINNDPVTIKLIEKSIIDYAFKEGWVTPQLPERKTGKKVAVVGSGPAGMACAQQLARAGHDVTLFERESRIGGLLRYGIPDFKMEKHLIDRRMEQMAAEGVTFRTGVHVGVTVAADELRRQFDAVVLSGGATKPRDLPVPGRELAGIHFAMEFLPQQNKVVAGDEITGQILATGKRVVILGGGDTGSDCLGTSNRHGAVSVHQFELLPEPPKDRPPHVWPNWPMILRTSSSHEEGVMRDFSINTKAFLADAQGRVRALRGVRLDWAQENGRPVMKEIPGSEFELPCELVLLALGFLGPETDTAIAQLGCELTERGNVKAGPDYQSTVPGVFACGDARRGQSLVVWAIWEGRECARGVDAYLMGETSLPSSPEL
- the gltB gene encoding glutamate synthase large subunit, producing the protein MAQRSTQWLRDPRIEHDACGVGFVVNVKGERSHDIVQKGLTVLQNLTHRGACGCDPLTGDGAGILMQMPDAFLRREAKSLRIDLPAPGDYGVGMVFLPAEVHQRNECERIIEKVVREEGQKVLGWRHVPIDETKPGPVAQKAMPVIRQVFVGAGRHTKGPTALERKLYVIRKRVENLVRTSTMPESERFYMPSLSARTIVYKGLLLPEQIPAFYHDLVDPLFVSAIALVHQRFSTNTFPSWDRAHPYRFIAHNGEINTLRGNVNWMHARQAMFASPDFDDVMKLFPICDPATSDSGNFDNALELLVHTGRSLPHAVMMMIPEAWQGHESMGPSKRAFYEYHACLMEPWDGPASIAFTDGRVVGAVLDRNGLRPSRYVVTKDGFVVMASEVGVLDIAPENVEHKDRLQPGRMFLVDTEQGRIVGDEEIKESMAVRKPYRQWLDLNLKHLDDLPEAEVLAPAHSPDTLLTRQQAFGYTIEDLRILMTPMALNGQEAVGSMGTDTPLAVLSDRPQLLFNYFKQLFAQVTNPPIDPIREELVMSVQTTIGPQQNLFEETPEHAAQLQLKSPILSDEQLAQVKALDEGSLRAITLPILFPAKLGGEGLGAALDELCERASDAVTQGYTILVLSDRGVSERKVPIPSLLAVGAVHHHLIREGTRMRVGIVLESGEPREVQHFSLLLAYGAGAVNPYLAYETLRDMEMEGVIRDVDQETALKNYRKAIDKGVLKVMTKMGISTLHSYRGAQIFEAIGLSRRVIDRYFTWTASRIEGIGLDVIAEEAQRRHDYAFQVSPALDGELDVGGQYQWRRRGEHHMYNPNTVAKLQHAVRKGDYRLFKEYTATANDESRRLCTIRGLLRFKPGTPIPIDDVEPASEIVKRFKTGAMSLGSISREAHENLAIAMNRIGGKSNTGEGGEDSVRYQRDPNGDLRRSAIKQVASGRFGVTSYYLVNADELQIKMAQGAKPGEGGQLPGHKVDEYIARIRYSTPGVGLISPPPHHDIYSIEDLAQLIHDLKNSNDRARISVKLVAEVGVGTVAAGVSKAKADVVLISGDSGGTGASPLTSIKHAGIPWELGLAETQQILVANDLRGRIRVETDGQLKTGRDVAIAALLGAEEYGFASSALVATGCIMMRVCHLNTCPVGIATQDPRLRKKFEGKPEHVVNYMMFLAEELREVMAELGFRTVADMVGRVDALDVRDVSEHWKARGVDLSAILHKPDVPPEVAIRCVTTQDHGLEKALDRTLIARAAPALERREKVTLDLPITNRNRTACTMLSAEVSRRHGAEGLPPDTIRLKFTGSAGQSFCAWLAPGIAVELEGDANDYFAKGISAGRVVVYPPKRASFVAEDNIIVGNVSLYGATGGEVFLRGQAGERFCVRNSGATAVVEGVGDHGCEYMTKGTVVVLGKTGRNFAAGMSGGVAYVLDEDGTFEGHCNKGMVGLDPLTAQDERTLRELVERHGALTGSAVAARILGEWDRVRTRFVKVMPTDYKAVLARQHLDTDAARVAAI
- a CDS encoding MFS transporter, encoding MPPGRHRTAVVWVLAGNFVAAIGTGLVLPLLVVYLHDVRGFATETAGFIIASSAIAGLLAAPLAGRIIDRVGPVVSAAAGLGLEGIGIALWADVTQVWQAFLVAGLLPVVRAVIFPALGTTVARLVPEERRQRVFALQFMLLNLGIGLGGLVAGYVADRERPETFERLYRISGMAPFLFAGAFLVVLRHAGRLRAVDVAAEHAGREGSFADVLRDRKARLFLLMSLVLMTFGYGQVEIGLAAWTTQYAGHDVRVVAWEFAANTLTIVVGQLVVLRLIEGRSRTRMFALVGVTWAAAWALFGSAGLVPGTPAAVVLLVLATTVFGIGETAWSPVAPSFVNDIAPEHIRGRYNATASMSWGAGAAIGSTLTGLLLGAGGGWAGVWVASLVLGPLGASLVALRLRRELTPKEDGRFAEASAPA
- a CDS encoding phytanoyl-CoA dioxygenase family protein gives rise to the protein MGTPPERHALNTRFTWRSRGGPYRRVTAAQARAWDEDGFFVLEDAFDAATLAAVVAEIDPFEARVTEFLRGRPDGRLFIADAEAITFSVHLVVHSALLRAFCAGPVFRDLAHDLVGPDVRLYWDQAVYKKPEKSRRFPWHQDNGYTYVEPQQYLTCWIALTDATVENGCPWVAPGLHRGGTLRHWMTDLGWECLHDPPGATPVPARAGSIVVFSSLTPHTTGPNLTPHVRKAYIVQFAPDGARIVRDDGTSEPANAPDRQFQVLRSGEPVG